A single Candidatus Thalassolituus haligoni DNA region contains:
- a CDS encoding LysR family transcriptional regulator produces MSDIANNEDMYNVTMTPLDNPSRSTCFAMMSLRQIRYFIAIAETGSVSAAAQAVPISQSTLTTAIKQLEDDLGVTLFSRHAKGMELTHQGHQFLRQAHLVLASVDNARRSLQQSTEAVTGELTIGVTSLVAGYYLADLLARFQRIYHRVKLRVVEDDRDYIEHLLVSGEIDVGVLILSNLKYLSALNTEVLTFSHYRLWLPPDHELLQLDSIGFKDLLHEPLILLNVDEMEQRIRNLWAPAASKPTVSLRSASVEAVRSLVSAGMGVALMPDMTYRPWSVEGDTVEARRITEVSETLDIGLAWRRGGARNPLIDLFLPVARESLPVRHNHANS; encoded by the coding sequence GTGAGTGACATTGCTAACAATGAAGACATGTACAACGTCACAATGACCCCCTTGGACAACCCCTCGCGGAGCACCTGTTTTGCCATGATGAGCCTGCGCCAGATTCGATACTTTATTGCCATTGCCGAAACCGGGTCGGTATCGGCGGCGGCCCAGGCGGTGCCGATTTCACAGTCGACCCTGACCACCGCCATCAAACAGCTGGAAGATGATCTCGGCGTTACCCTGTTCAGTCGGCACGCCAAAGGTATGGAGCTGACGCACCAGGGCCATCAGTTTTTGCGTCAGGCACATCTGGTGCTGGCATCGGTGGACAACGCCCGTCGCAGCCTGCAACAAAGTACCGAAGCCGTGACCGGTGAATTGACCATCGGTGTGACCAGTCTGGTGGCCGGATATTATCTGGCCGATCTGCTGGCCCGGTTCCAGCGAATTTATCACCGCGTCAAACTACGGGTGGTTGAAGATGATCGGGACTATATCGAACACTTGTTAGTCAGCGGTGAGATCGATGTCGGGGTGTTGATCCTGTCGAATCTCAAATACCTCAGCGCACTGAATACCGAAGTACTGACCTTTTCCCATTACCGCCTCTGGTTGCCGCCCGATCACGAACTGCTGCAGCTCGACAGCATCGGCTTCAAGGATTTGCTGCATGAACCGCTGATTCTGCTTAACGTCGATGAAATGGAACAACGCATTCGTAACCTCTGGGCACCGGCCGCCAGCAAGCCCACCGTCAGCCTGCGCAGTGCCTCGGTGGAAGCGGTGCGTAGCCTGGTATCGGCAGGCATGGGAGTGGCGCTGATGCCGGATATGACCTACCGGCCATGGTCGGTCGAAGGCGATACCGTCGAGGCTCGTCGTATTACCGAAGTATCGGAAACCCTCGATATCGGTCTGGCCTGGCGTCGTGGCGGTGCTCGCAATCCGCTGATTGACCTGTTCCTGCCAGTGGCTCGGGAATCCCTGCCAGTACGCCATAACCACGCCAACAGCTGA
- a CDS encoding gamma-aminobutyraldehyde dehydrogenase produces the protein MNANKLPTNILIQGQRMAGDGEAEAVINPRTGELLISLPQASAEQVDAAVAAARQAARVWKQTSPGERAAMLLAIAAGIDARAMELAQLEALNCGKPLHQVVEDDVLATADVFRFFAAAVRCQTAPAAGEYLPGHTSMIRRDPIGVVAAIAPWNYPLMMAAWKIAPVIAAGNTMVFKPSEQTPLTALVLADILDAVLPPGVVNIVLGRGDSVGSQLINHRHVRMVSLTGDISTGQKVLQAARRSIKRTHLELGGKAPVIVLADANLDAVVEGVGRYGYYNAGQDCTAACHIYADASIYQPLIEALAKKVSSLTFNQADDRCNDLGPLISQRQRNSVASFVERALEQPHIQLLAGGQIPAGPGFYYQPTLLAGARHDDEIVRREVFGPVVSVTSCPTAQQAIDWANGSEYALASSVWSGHIGRAMATASQLEYGTTWINNHFMLPSEMPHGGLKSSGYGKDLSASALEEFSVARHIMLSHR, from the coding sequence ATGAATGCCAATAAGCTGCCGACGAACATACTGATACAGGGCCAGCGTATGGCCGGAGACGGAGAGGCTGAAGCCGTCATCAACCCGCGTACGGGGGAGTTATTGATCAGCTTGCCGCAGGCATCCGCCGAGCAGGTTGATGCTGCCGTAGCCGCTGCTCGTCAGGCCGCCAGAGTATGGAAACAAACCAGCCCCGGCGAACGGGCGGCGATGCTGCTGGCCATCGCCGCCGGTATCGATGCCCGCGCTATGGAACTGGCACAGCTGGAAGCACTGAATTGCGGCAAACCCTTGCATCAAGTGGTCGAGGACGACGTACTGGCCACTGCCGATGTGTTCCGCTTTTTTGCTGCGGCGGTGCGTTGCCAGACTGCCCCGGCCGCAGGGGAATATTTACCCGGCCACACCAGCATGATTCGCCGCGACCCCATTGGCGTGGTGGCCGCCATTGCCCCCTGGAATTACCCGCTGATGATGGCCGCCTGGAAAATTGCCCCGGTAATCGCCGCCGGCAACACCATGGTGTTCAAACCGTCGGAACAAACGCCACTGACGGCGCTGGTATTGGCCGATATTCTTGACGCGGTATTGCCGCCTGGAGTCGTCAACATAGTGCTGGGCCGAGGCGACAGCGTGGGCAGCCAGCTGATCAACCATCGTCATGTTCGAATGGTGTCACTGACCGGGGATATTTCTACCGGACAAAAAGTTTTGCAGGCAGCGCGGCGCTCGATCAAACGCACTCATCTGGAACTGGGCGGCAAAGCCCCGGTGATTGTGCTGGCAGATGCCAACCTCGATGCCGTGGTCGAAGGGGTGGGTCGTTACGGCTACTACAACGCTGGGCAAGACTGCACCGCCGCTTGCCACATCTACGCGGATGCCAGTATTTACCAGCCGCTGATCGAAGCACTGGCGAAGAAAGTCTCCTCGCTGACCTTTAACCAGGCTGACGACCGTTGTAATGATCTCGGCCCGCTGATCAGCCAGCGCCAACGCAACAGCGTCGCCAGCTTTGTCGAACGGGCGCTCGAACAGCCTCATATCCAGTTGCTGGCAGGTGGGCAGATACCCGCAGGGCCTGGCTTTTATTACCAGCCTACCTTGCTGGCCGGTGCCCGCCACGACGATGAAATTGTGCGCCGCGAAGTCTTCGGCCCGGTGGTCTCCGTTACCTCTTGCCCAACTGCGCAACAAGCCATCGACTGGGCCAACGGCTCCGAATACGCCCTGGCTTCATCGGTCTGGTCTGGACATATCGGCCGTGCCATGGCCACCGCCAGCCAGCTCGAATACGGCACCACCTGGATCAATAACCACTTTATGCTTCCCAGCGAAATGCCCCACGGCGGCCTGAAAAGCTCCGGTTACGGCAAAGACCTCTCCGCCAGCGCACTGGAAGAGTTTTCCGTCGCACGACACATCATGCTGAGCCATCGGTAA
- a CDS encoding 8-oxoguanine deaminase yields MNSITASASLWIANPLAIHTNADEDARGGLVIQSGKIVEVVAAGQQPIHFDQQFDASRHVLIPGLINTHHHFYQTLTRALPAALNKELFPWLQTLYPVWAGLEPDMLHQATRLALTELLLSGCTAAADHHYLFPQTLTDAIDIQADAAREVGLRVTLTRGSMSLGQDDGGLPPQHVVQSEATILADSERLISRYHDASEGSMVQVALAPCSPFSVTRDIMLASAELAAKHQVRLHTHLAETLDEEAFCQKMFGLRTVDYLDSVNWLHNRTWLAHGIHFDANEIRRLGAAGVGICHCPTSNMMLASGICPVKDLEAAGSPVGIGVDGSASNDCSNLIQETRQAMYLQRLKYGSSSVTHQDALRWATQGSARVLGRDDIGTLAVGKQADLALFNLDELRFSGSHDPLAALLLCGAHQADYVMVAGHWKVEKGEVAGVDIGALRHSHQQAANRLAAKTN; encoded by the coding sequence ATGAACAGCATCACTGCAAGCGCAAGCCTGTGGATCGCCAACCCGCTGGCGATTCATACCAACGCTGACGAAGACGCCCGTGGCGGACTGGTGATCCAGTCCGGCAAAATCGTCGAAGTCGTGGCGGCCGGGCAACAGCCCATCCACTTTGACCAGCAATTCGACGCCAGCCGCCATGTGCTGATTCCGGGCCTGATCAACACCCATCACCACTTTTACCAGACCCTTACCCGTGCCCTGCCAGCCGCGCTCAACAAGGAACTGTTCCCCTGGCTGCAAACCCTGTATCCGGTATGGGCCGGGCTCGAACCCGACATGCTCCATCAGGCCACCCGACTGGCCCTGACCGAGCTGCTGTTGTCCGGTTGCACCGCCGCCGCCGACCACCATTATCTGTTCCCGCAAACCCTCACCGACGCTATTGATATACAAGCCGATGCCGCCAGGGAAGTTGGCTTGCGAGTCACACTGACCCGTGGCTCCATGAGCCTCGGCCAGGACGACGGCGGCTTGCCACCACAGCATGTAGTACAAAGCGAAGCGACCATTCTGGCCGACAGCGAACGTCTGATCAGCCGTTACCACGACGCCTCCGAAGGCTCCATGGTGCAAGTGGCATTGGCCCCCTGCTCGCCGTTTTCGGTCACCCGCGACATCATGCTTGCCAGCGCCGAATTGGCCGCCAAACATCAGGTACGACTGCACACCCATCTGGCAGAAACCCTCGACGAAGAAGCCTTCTGCCAAAAAATGTTTGGCCTGCGCACCGTGGATTACCTCGACAGCGTCAACTGGCTGCACAACCGCACCTGGCTGGCCCACGGCATCCACTTCGACGCCAATGAAATCCGCCGCCTGGGTGCCGCCGGTGTGGGCATCTGCCACTGCCCAACTTCCAACATGATGCTGGCCTCCGGTATCTGCCCGGTCAAAGACCTCGAAGCCGCTGGCAGCCCGGTAGGGATCGGAGTTGACGGCTCCGCCTCTAACGACTGCTCGAACCTGATTCAGGAAACGCGTCAGGCCATGTACCTGCAACGGCTCAAATACGGCTCCTCCAGCGTCACCCACCAGGACGCCCTGCGCTGGGCAACCCAGGGCTCCGCCCGTGTACTCGGCCGCGACGACATCGGCACCCTCGCCGTTGGCAAACAAGCCGACCTGGCTTTGTTCAACCTCGACGAACTGCGCTTCTCCGGCAGCCACGACCCACTCGCCGCCCTGCTGTTATGCGGAGCCCACCAAGCCGACTACGTGATGGTGGCCGGACACTGGAAAGTGGAAAAAGGCGAAGTAGCAGGAGTTGATATTGGTGCACTGCGCCACAGCCATCAGCAAGCCGCGAACAGGCTGGCAGCAAAAACAAACTGA
- a CDS encoding ABC transporter permease, with protein sequence MDIDLITNILYAMVRTGTPLLIVALGELICEKSGVLNLGQEGMMLMGAVVGFVVALLSGSLILGFVLAIVAGILMSLIFAAITMELSANQVATGLALTIFGTGLSAFIGADFVGKPIEGLDPIFIPLLTDLPLIGRMIFGQDLIVYLSFVLFGGVYWFIKYSRPGLILKAVGENPHSANAIGLPVLKTRYLAIMFGGAMAGLAGSYLSLAYTPLWAENMSAGRGWIALALVVFASWKAERVLLGAWLFGLASILHLVFQGLGFAVSPNLLAILPYLATVVVLVILSSNQSRSRLVAPMSLGKAFYAKS encoded by the coding sequence ATGGATATCGATCTGATTACCAACATACTTTACGCCATGGTACGTACCGGCACACCGCTGCTGATTGTGGCACTGGGCGAACTGATTTGTGAAAAAAGCGGCGTCCTTAACCTCGGCCAGGAAGGCATGATGCTGATGGGCGCCGTGGTGGGTTTTGTGGTGGCGTTGCTGTCTGGCAGCCTGATACTGGGCTTTGTACTGGCGATTGTGGCCGGCATACTGATGTCGCTGATCTTTGCCGCCATTACCATGGAACTGAGCGCCAATCAGGTGGCTACCGGCTTGGCATTAACCATTTTCGGCACCGGTCTGTCGGCCTTTATCGGTGCGGATTTTGTTGGCAAGCCGATCGAAGGCCTCGATCCAATTTTTATTCCGCTACTGACCGATCTGCCACTGATTGGCCGCATGATTTTTGGTCAGGATCTGATTGTCTATCTGTCGTTTGTGCTGTTTGGTGGTGTCTACTGGTTTATCAAATATTCCCGCCCTGGCCTGATTTTAAAAGCCGTGGGTGAAAACCCCCACTCCGCCAACGCCATTGGCCTGCCGGTGCTCAAGACCCGTTATCTGGCCATTATGTTTGGTGGTGCCATGGCCGGTCTGGCGGGCAGCTATCTGTCACTGGCCTACACCCCGCTGTGGGCAGAAAACATGAGCGCCGGACGCGGCTGGATTGCGCTGGCACTGGTGGTGTTCGCCAGCTGGAAAGCCGAACGGGTGTTACTGGGAGCCTGGCTGTTTGGCCTTGCCAGCATTCTGCATCTGGTTTTTCAGGGGCTCGGTTTTGCCGTATCCCCCAACCTGCTGGCGATTCTGCCATATCTGGCCACGGTGGTGGTGCTGGTGATTCTGTCCAGCAACCAGAGCCGCAGCCGCCTTGTCGCGCCGATGTCCCTCGGCAAAGCCTTCTACGCAAAAAGTTAA
- a CDS encoding ABC transporter permease, whose amino-acid sequence MIKLEPRGERSKLMAYLSPVLAALLTLLTGVILFTLLGVDPWEALVTILYVPISDTYGIAELCVKATPILLCAIGLSVVFKAQIWNIGAEGQLLMGGLFGSYMALQLIEVESSWVLPMVLLFGAIGGVFWAGIAALLKVRFNTNEILTTIMMNYIALNILLWAVHGPLKDPDGFNFPESAMFSDFSLLPILIEDTRIHFGLALALLAVVAVWVLMSRSFYGFQIKVMGLDASAARLSGFKEKRLVYFALMLSGALAGLAGVSEVAGPIGQLIPNISPGYGYAAIIVAFLGRLHPVGIVLATLLMALLYMGGEMAQISLGLPLALTGLFQGMLLFYLLACDVLIGFRIRWVSRKPGTPSTRTMSASATNTQG is encoded by the coding sequence ATGATCAAACTGGAACCTCGGGGCGAGCGCTCCAAACTCATGGCCTACCTGTCGCCAGTACTGGCGGCGCTGCTGACCCTGCTCACTGGCGTAATACTGTTCACCCTGCTGGGGGTCGACCCCTGGGAGGCACTGGTCACCATTCTCTACGTGCCCATCTCGGATACCTATGGCATTGCCGAACTGTGCGTCAAAGCCACCCCCATTCTGCTCTGTGCCATTGGATTGTCGGTGGTGTTCAAGGCGCAAATCTGGAACATCGGTGCCGAAGGTCAACTGCTAATGGGCGGCCTGTTTGGCAGCTATATGGCGCTGCAACTGATCGAGGTGGAATCCAGCTGGGTACTCCCCATGGTGTTGTTATTTGGCGCCATCGGCGGTGTGTTCTGGGCCGGGATTGCCGCGCTGTTAAAGGTTCGCTTCAACACCAACGAAATCCTTACCACCATTATGATGAATTACATCGCCCTTAATATTCTGTTGTGGGCAGTACACGGGCCATTAAAAGACCCGGACGGATTTAACTTTCCGGAATCCGCCATGTTTTCGGATTTCTCGCTCCTGCCTATCCTGATTGAAGACACTCGCATTCACTTTGGCCTGGCCTTGGCCCTGCTCGCCGTCGTCGCGGTATGGGTATTGATGAGCCGCAGTTTTTACGGTTTCCAGATCAAGGTGATGGGGCTCGATGCCAGCGCTGCGCGGCTGTCCGGCTTCAAGGAAAAACGCCTGGTGTACTTTGCCCTGATGCTCAGTGGCGCACTGGCCGGACTGGCCGGAGTGAGTGAGGTGGCTGGACCGATTGGTCAGCTGATTCCGAACATTTCCCCGGGGTACGGTTATGCCGCCATCATTGTGGCCTTCCTCGGGCGTTTGCATCCAGTCGGTATCGTGCTGGCGACCTTACTGATGGCGCTGCTGTACATGGGCGGTGAAATGGCCCAGATAAGCCTCGGCTTGCCACTGGCATTAACCGGACTGTTCCAGGGCATGCTGCTGTTTTATCTGCTCGCCTGCGACGTTCTGATTGGCTTCCGTATTCGCTGGGTCAGCCGTAAACCCGGCACCCCATCCACCCGTACAATGTCTGCCAGCGCCACCAATACACAGGGATAA
- a CDS encoding ABC transporter ATP-binding protein has translation MPNQPVPPRLSLRGITKQYPGCLANDDVHLAIAPAEIHALLGENGAGKSTLMKVIYGLVKPDKGELLWDGLPLEVKDPAHARKMGIGMVFQHFSLFDTLTVTENIALALGDEAGELGPLAEKIRTVSEKYGMAINPEREIHTLSVGERQRVEIVRCLVQDIKLLILDEPTSVLTPQEVDTLFITLRKLASEGCSILFISHKLNEVKALCHKATVLRGGRVSGACIPAEQDTTSMAKMMVGDDTPVSTTYPKVLGSEPVLEVQQLSLRSHDPFGVHLNNLNLTVHSGEIVGIAGVAGNGQEELLASLSGETRCPAGTLAFNGVDVANLPPDQRRALGLGFVPEERLGRGAVPEMSLTENALLTGFLTGLVEKGMVNWRKTEAFADKIIQDYKVKTAGRHAQADSLSGGNLQKFIIGREILQNPKILIAAHPTWGVDIGAATAIHKALITLRDQGAAILVVSEDIDELFLISDRIGAICDGALSPVKPTPQSSIEELGRMMAGDFSTPTSPPPTKTPQGEEA, from the coding sequence GTGCCCAATCAACCTGTACCACCCAGGCTCAGCCTGCGTGGCATCACCAAACAGTACCCTGGCTGTTTGGCCAATGACGATGTTCACCTGGCTATCGCCCCAGCCGAAATTCATGCCCTGCTGGGTGAAAATGGCGCTGGCAAAAGTACCCTGATGAAGGTGATCTATGGTCTGGTGAAGCCAGACAAAGGCGAACTGCTGTGGGATGGCCTGCCACTGGAAGTAAAAGACCCCGCGCACGCTCGCAAGATGGGCATTGGTATGGTGTTCCAGCATTTTTCGCTGTTCGATACCCTCACCGTCACCGAAAACATCGCCCTGGCACTGGGTGATGAAGCGGGCGAGCTGGGGCCGCTGGCGGAAAAAATCCGTACAGTGTCAGAAAAATACGGCATGGCGATTAACCCCGAGCGCGAGATTCATACCCTGTCGGTGGGCGAACGCCAGCGGGTCGAAATCGTCCGTTGTCTGGTGCAGGACATCAAACTGCTGATTCTCGACGAACCCACCTCGGTACTGACTCCGCAAGAAGTCGATACCCTGTTTATCACCCTGCGCAAGCTGGCCAGCGAAGGCTGTTCCATTCTGTTTATCAGCCACAAACTCAACGAAGTCAAAGCTCTGTGCCACAAGGCCACGGTGCTGCGTGGCGGGCGCGTGTCCGGTGCCTGTATTCCCGCCGAGCAAGACACCACCAGCATGGCCAAAATGATGGTCGGTGACGATACTCCGGTCAGCACCACCTACCCCAAAGTACTTGGCAGCGAGCCGGTGCTGGAAGTACAACAACTGAGCCTGCGCAGCCATGATCCGTTTGGTGTGCATCTGAACAATCTCAACCTGACAGTACATAGCGGTGAAATCGTCGGTATTGCCGGGGTCGCCGGTAACGGTCAGGAAGAACTGCTGGCCAGTCTCAGCGGCGAAACACGTTGCCCTGCGGGTACACTGGCTTTTAATGGTGTCGACGTCGCCAACCTGCCGCCGGATCAGCGCCGTGCACTGGGGCTGGGTTTTGTACCGGAAGAGCGCCTCGGTCGTGGTGCCGTACCGGAAATGAGTCTGACCGAAAACGCCCTGCTCACTGGCTTCCTCACCGGACTGGTGGAGAAAGGTATGGTGAACTGGCGCAAGACAGAAGCCTTCGCCGACAAAATTATTCAGGACTACAAGGTCAAAACTGCCGGGCGTCATGCCCAGGCTGACAGCCTCTCTGGTGGCAACCTGCAAAAATTCATTATCGGTCGGGAAATTCTCCAAAACCCGAAAATTCTGATTGCCGCTCATCCTACCTGGGGCGTTGACATCGGTGCCGCGACAGCGATTCATAAAGCGCTGATTACCCTGCGTGATCAAGGGGCTGCCATTCTGGTGGTATCGGAAGACATCGACGAATTATTTCTGATTTCCGACCGCATCGGTGCCATTTGTGATGGCGCGTTATCGCCGGTCAAACCGACACCACAATCTTCCATTGAAGAGCTGGGCCGCATGATGGCAGGTGACTTCAGTACCCCCACCAGCCCGCCGCCGACTAAAACCCCTCAGGGAGAAGAGGCATGA
- the xdhA gene encoding xanthine dehydrogenase small subunit yields MIRFLFNDQLREVDDLAPDLTILEYLRTVEVQRGTKEGCASGDCGACTVVVAEPVFPEGSADGSPEGSVTGKLTYKSVNSCITFVGSLQGKQLITVEALKAPGQPLHPAQQAMVDCHGSQCGFCTPGFVMSLFALGKNSTPVTAVNEFDPTNPDAHTRHDIDLALGGNLCRCTGYRPIIEAAGHVLAAAANDHANDHFNNQEAQTWQQLRDLASATDTGSLNQGDRHFFVPQTLQQLLDLRCQYPHGRLVAGGTDLALEYTQQLQPLDVLIYTGQVTELQHIQVSNSRLMIGAGVSYSAVMGTLKQHLPEFARMLERLGALQVRNQGTMAGNVANASPIGDTPPVLLALDAIVHVHSPAGASRIAIKDFFSGYRQTCLPAGGVISQIEIPLDKTDWHRCVFKVSKRFEDDISAVLAALMFKVENDVITAARLAFGGVAATPLRVEAAEQALIGQPATLAGIRAAQTVLAQTLTPLTDVRASAAYRLQLVQNLLARAVLEYQQPHATLEVAHYA; encoded by the coding sequence TTGATTCGCTTTTTATTCAATGATCAGTTACGCGAAGTAGATGATCTTGCTCCAGACCTGACCATTCTGGAGTACCTGCGCACTGTCGAAGTGCAACGAGGCACCAAGGAAGGTTGTGCATCTGGCGACTGTGGTGCCTGCACTGTGGTGGTGGCTGAGCCTGTCTTTCCAGAGGGTTCTGCTGACGGCTCTCCAGAGGGTTCTGTTACAGGCAAGCTGACCTATAAAAGTGTCAACAGCTGCATCACCTTTGTCGGCAGTTTACAGGGTAAACAGCTGATCACCGTAGAAGCCCTGAAAGCGCCGGGACAGCCATTACATCCTGCCCAACAAGCCATGGTGGATTGCCACGGTTCACAATGCGGTTTCTGTACCCCCGGTTTTGTGATGTCACTGTTTGCGTTGGGCAAGAACAGTACACCGGTTACTGCCGTTAACGAATTTGACCCGACCAACCCCGATGCCCACACCCGCCATGACATTGATCTGGCACTGGGTGGCAACCTCTGTCGTTGTACCGGTTATCGGCCGATTATTGAAGCCGCAGGCCATGTACTGGCCGCAGCCGCTAACGATCATGCCAATGACCACTTCAATAACCAAGAAGCGCAAACCTGGCAGCAGCTGCGGGATCTGGCCAGCGCCACCGATACGGGTTCTCTGAATCAGGGTGATCGGCACTTTTTTGTGCCGCAAACCCTGCAGCAACTGCTCGACCTGCGTTGCCAGTATCCCCATGGCCGTCTGGTGGCCGGGGGCACTGATCTGGCGCTGGAATATACCCAGCAGCTGCAGCCACTGGATGTGCTGATTTACACCGGCCAGGTGACTGAGTTGCAGCATATTCAGGTCAGCAACAGCCGCCTGATGATAGGTGCCGGTGTCAGCTACAGCGCGGTTATGGGCACCCTCAAACAGCATCTGCCGGAATTCGCCCGCATGCTGGAACGGCTAGGGGCGCTGCAGGTGCGTAATCAGGGCACCATGGCGGGCAACGTCGCCAATGCTTCTCCTATTGGTGATACACCGCCGGTGTTGCTGGCGCTGGATGCCATTGTGCATGTTCACAGCCCGGCCGGAGCCAGCCGGATTGCCATCAAGGATTTTTTTAGCGGTTACCGCCAGACCTGTTTGCCAGCGGGTGGGGTCATTAGCCAGATTGAAATTCCCCTTGATAAAACCGATTGGCATCGTTGTGTGTTCAAGGTTTCCAAACGCTTTGAAGACGATATTTCCGCCGTGCTGGCAGCGCTGATGTTCAAGGTGGAAAACGACGTCATCACCGCTGCCCGGCTGGCGTTTGGTGGCGTGGCGGCAACACCCTTGCGTGTTGAAGCTGCCGAACAGGCGCTGATTGGCCAGCCCGCCACGCTGGCCGGTATTCGCGCCGCCCAAACCGTATTGGCACAAACCCTGACACCCCTGACGGACGTCCGCGCCAGCGCTGCTTATCGCTTGCAGCTGGTACAGAACCTGCTGGCCCGTGCGGTACTGGAATACCAGCAGCCCCACGCCACACTGGAGGTTGCCCACTATGCGTAA